The Lycium barbarum isolate Lr01 chromosome 9, ASM1917538v2, whole genome shotgun sequence genome has a segment encoding these proteins:
- the LOC132609669 gene encoding F-box/LRR-repeat protein At3g26922-like isoform X2 codes for MAHFGYISCLNLELSLLTFWHIIRLHWSSINFTKLQLKQLLSMETQKKIMLRGDRLSDLPEPILIHILSMLPDGGKEVVRTSVLSTRWRFLWKSVPVSLDFDFLTSDSENDTLDYLASIHRELYYWRSSHKIRRFRVWRLCYEERYAKDVDLWVHFATKLANVEEFQLGLFRMKGKRYEFPQFAYKNVSLRNLVLWHCQLNPSGSVNWINLVSLSIGEVELTEGVMEKVLSGCPNLECLELDDVSGIRCLEISSVKLRELTIQDYNDELWLEIIAPYIQKLELSGFCCEIRIRQRNVASLVTAMLHLNIENNLEKKISNLKELLHSVAHVEDLKLGTYCIEDLLSRYINEDEQIKRFETHNSNCSFPHLKTIKIINFYGSVLPLVKYLLKHATVLEKFVIVAAFEESDVSPDYFEMAQEFLSFPRSSPHASVIFSY; via the exons ATGGCACATTTTGGCTACATAAGTTGCCTCAATTTGGAGCTATCGCTATTGACATTTTGGCACATCATCAG ACTACACTGGAGCTCCATCAACTTTACCAAATTGCAACTGAAGCAGTTGTTGTCCATGGAAACGCAGAAGAAAATCATGCTGAGAGGAGACCGACTCAGCGATTTGCCGGAGCCAATTCTAATTCACATCCTCTCTATGTTGCCGGACGGTGGTAAAGAAGTTGTTAGAACTAGTGTATTGTCTACACGATGGAGGTTTCTTTGGAAATCCGTTCCGGTATCACTTGATTTCGACTTCCTTACTAGTGACAGCGAAAACGACACTCTTGATTACCTAGCTTCAATCCACAGAGAACTTTATTATTGGAGGTCTTCCCACAAAATCCGGAGATTTAGGGTGTGGCGCCTTTGCTACGAGGAACGTTATGCTAAAGATGTTGATTTATGGGTACATTTTGCTACTAAACTTGCTAATGTTGAAGAATTTCAACTTGGACTTTTCCGTATGAAGGGCAAAAGATATGAGTTTCCTCAGTTTGCATATAAAAATGTGTCGTTGAGGAATTTGGTTTTATGGCACTGCCAATTGAACCCTTCTGGCAGTGTTAACTGGATTAATCTCGTTTCTCTTTCAATTGGTGAGGTGGAATTGACGGAGGGTGTCATGGAGAAGGTATTATCTGGTTGTCCTAACTTGGAGTGCTTGGAACTAGATGATGTTTCGGGCATACGTTGTTTGGAAATCAGCTCTGTGAAGCTGAGAGAACTGACCATACAAGACTACAACGATGAACTTTGGCTCGAAATAATAGCCCCGTATATACAAAAATTGGAACTTTCGGGGTTTTGCTGTGAGATACGAATAAGACAGAGAAATGTGGCATCACTAGTTACTGCAATGCTTCATTTAAATATCGAAAACAACTTGGAGAAGAAAATTAGCAATTTGAAGGAACTTCTTCATAGTGTTGCCCATGTCGAGGATCTTAAATTGGGTACCTACTGCATCGAG GACCTGTTGTCAAGGTACATAAATGAGGATGAACAGATCAAGAGGTTTGAGACACATAACTCTAATTGCTCGTTTCCACATCTGAAGACCATTAAGATCATTAACTTTTATGGATCTGTGCTGCCATTGGTGAAATATTTACTCAAGCATGCAACTGTGCTAGAAAAGTTTGTCATTGTTGCCGCATTCGAAGAGAGTGATGTGTCTCCGGATTACTTTGAAATGGCACAGGAGTTCCTAAGTTTTCCAAGATCCTCTCCGCACGCTTCAGTTATCTTTTCTTATTGA
- the LOC132609669 gene encoding putative F-box protein At1g49610 isoform X1 — MAHFGYISCLNLELSLLTFWHIIRLHWSSINFTKLQLKQLLSMETQKKIMLRGDRLSDLPEPILIHILSMLPDGGKEVVRTSVLSTRWRFLWKSVPVSLDFDFLTSDSENDTLDYLASIHRELYYWRSSHKIRRFRVWRLCYEERYAKDVDLWVHFATKLANVEEFQLGLFRMKGKRYEFPQFAYKNVSLRNLVLWHCQLNPSGSVNWINLVSLSIGEVELTEGVMEKVLSGCPNLECLELDDVSGIRCLEISSVKLRELTIQDYNDELWLEIIAPYIQKLELSGFCCEIRIRQRNVASLVTAMLHLNIENNLEKKISNLKELLHSVAHVEDLKLGTYCIECLSILELKRWQFPPSSRKFLELSVAFEQLDFPGICSFLQSSLDLETLVIDWYDNRPRDLLSRYINEDEQIKRFETHNSNCSFPHLKTIKIINFYGSVLPLVKYLLKHATVLEKFVIVAAFEESDVSPDYFEMAQEFLSFPRSSPHASVIFSY; from the exons ATGGCACATTTTGGCTACATAAGTTGCCTCAATTTGGAGCTATCGCTATTGACATTTTGGCACATCATCAG ACTACACTGGAGCTCCATCAACTTTACCAAATTGCAACTGAAGCAGTTGTTGTCCATGGAAACGCAGAAGAAAATCATGCTGAGAGGAGACCGACTCAGCGATTTGCCGGAGCCAATTCTAATTCACATCCTCTCTATGTTGCCGGACGGTGGTAAAGAAGTTGTTAGAACTAGTGTATTGTCTACACGATGGAGGTTTCTTTGGAAATCCGTTCCGGTATCACTTGATTTCGACTTCCTTACTAGTGACAGCGAAAACGACACTCTTGATTACCTAGCTTCAATCCACAGAGAACTTTATTATTGGAGGTCTTCCCACAAAATCCGGAGATTTAGGGTGTGGCGCCTTTGCTACGAGGAACGTTATGCTAAAGATGTTGATTTATGGGTACATTTTGCTACTAAACTTGCTAATGTTGAAGAATTTCAACTTGGACTTTTCCGTATGAAGGGCAAAAGATATGAGTTTCCTCAGTTTGCATATAAAAATGTGTCGTTGAGGAATTTGGTTTTATGGCACTGCCAATTGAACCCTTCTGGCAGTGTTAACTGGATTAATCTCGTTTCTCTTTCAATTGGTGAGGTGGAATTGACGGAGGGTGTCATGGAGAAGGTATTATCTGGTTGTCCTAACTTGGAGTGCTTGGAACTAGATGATGTTTCGGGCATACGTTGTTTGGAAATCAGCTCTGTGAAGCTGAGAGAACTGACCATACAAGACTACAACGATGAACTTTGGCTCGAAATAATAGCCCCGTATATACAAAAATTGGAACTTTCGGGGTTTTGCTGTGAGATACGAATAAGACAGAGAAATGTGGCATCACTAGTTACTGCAATGCTTCATTTAAATATCGAAAACAACTTGGAGAAGAAAATTAGCAATTTGAAGGAACTTCTTCATAGTGTTGCCCATGTCGAGGATCTTAAATTGGGTACCTACTGCATCGAG TGCCTGTCCATCTTGGAGTTGAAACGGTGGCAGTTTCCACCATCAAGCCGGAAATTCTTAGAACTTAGCGTAGCCTTTGAACAGTTGGACTTCCCTGGAATTTGCAGCTTTCTACAGAGCTCATTGGATCTTGAGACATTAGTCATTGATTGGTACGATAACAGACCAAGA GACCTGTTGTCAAGGTACATAAATGAGGATGAACAGATCAAGAGGTTTGAGACACATAACTCTAATTGCTCGTTTCCACATCTGAAGACCATTAAGATCATTAACTTTTATGGATCTGTGCTGCCATTGGTGAAATATTTACTCAAGCATGCAACTGTGCTAGAAAAGTTTGTCATTGTTGCCGCATTCGAAGAGAGTGATGTGTCTCCGGATTACTTTGAAATGGCACAGGAGTTCCTAAGTTTTCCAAGATCCTCTCCGCACGCTTCAGTTATCTTTTCTTATTGA